In the Acidobacteriota bacterium genome, TTCCTGCTCCTCGAGGAACGGCTGTAGATCGTCGTATTGGGACGGATTGCCCGAGATCTTCAGCCGCTCTTCCCGGGCGGCGGCGAAGGTTTCGGGGCGGCGGTGGCAGTAGATCAGCCGGAAGCCGACGGCATGGAGCCGCTCCTCGAGCCGATGAAAGTCGTAGTCCTTGCCTCGGCTGCGGCGTTGGTAGAGGCGGGTGGAGAGGTGAAAGCGGTCGACGATCCACGAGTAATAGCGCAGCTGCTCGAAGAGGCGCACCCAGGTTTCGTAGGTCTCCAACGCCAGCGCTTCCTCCTCCGGCGCGAAGTTGATCAGCCCGCGGCCCCACGGAGTGTCGGTGAAGCCGCACCATTCCGCCGACACGATGGGGGAGTGATAGCGGTAGCGTCGCGCGCCGACGATGCGCGGGTGCTCGTTGAGGGCGAAGGCCAGCTCCGTCTTGCCGGTGAGGCGGGTGCCTTCGAGGAGGATCTTGGGACAGAGCTTGTCGCCCATGGCGCTGAGAGGAGCGTCCGTGGACCCCGTCAATACCCTCGGGGCTGGCGCTCGTAGGTGCCCACGCGCTCCGCCTGATCGAGAATATGCCCTTCCATGGCCTTCAGCAGCTGCTCCTTGGTAGGGCTCTTGAGATCCGGGAGGGTGGTGTCGAGGGCGAAGAGCTGGAACACGTAGCGGTGGCGGCCGGTGGGCGGGCAGGGGCCGCCGTAGCCGCGCTGGTTCCAGTCGTTGAGGCCCTCCTGGGCGCCGGACGGCAGGTGGCGGGCAGTGAGGGCCTGAGGCAGGGCGGTGACGGTGCGGGGCACGTTGTAGAGCACCCAGTGGACCCAGGTGGTTTCCGGAGCCTTGGGGTCCGGGGCGTCGGGGTCGTCGACGATGAGGGCCAGGGTCTCGGTCTTGGCGGGCATGCCGGACCACGCCAGGGGCGGGGAGACGTTCTGGCTGTCGCAGGTGTAGATCTTGGGTATGTCTCCGTTTTGGGAGAAGGCCGGGGAGGTGAGCATCAGCGGCATCGGAATCTCCTCGGTGCCCTGCGGGCGGGGCAGGGATCGAGGCGACAGCGGCTCCCGTCGACAGGGCACTCTTCTAGTCTTGGCTGGTGGTTGCTTCGTTCGGTGCGTTGGGACATGACTTCAGGGTAACGCAATTGGGTGGCGATTCGCAGAAAGCCTTCAACTAGGAGCTGAAGAAGCCGGGGGCCGGAGTGCTTTCAGCATGCTAGCCTCCCGCCCATGCCGAGTCCCCAACCGAGCCTCAAGCCGAGGGAAGATTCCGTCGCCGAGCCCTCCCCTGCCGGGACTTCCCGAGAGGCCCCGCTGCTGAGGCTGTGGCGCTACGCCTCCGGGCACCGCAAGCACACCGTCGCTGCGGTGAGCTGCTCGGTGCTGAATAAATTCTTCGACCTGGCGCCGCCGGTGCTCATCGGTGCGGCGGTGGACATCGTGGTGCGGCGTCAGGATTCCATGCTCGCCGGCTTCGGTTTTACCGATCCCCGCCAGCAGATCGTCCTGCTGGCGATTCTCACCTTCATCATCTGGGCCCTCGAATCGGCCTTCGAGTACGCCTATGCGGTGCTTTGGCGCAACCTCGCCCAGAGCATTCAGCACGAGCTGCGGATGGATGCCTACGGTCATCTCCAGGGCCTCGAGATGGGCTTCTTCGAAGAGCGTTCCACCGGCGGTCTGATGTCGGTGCTGAGCGACGACATCAACCAGCTGGAGCGCTTCCTGGACGGTGGTGCCAACGATTTGCTGCAGGTAGCCACGACGGTGGTGCTGGTGGGCGTCGCTTTCTTCTACCTGGCGCCGACGGTGGCGTGGATGTCCTTCGTGCCCATTCCGCTGATCCTCTGGGGCTCCTTCCTCTTTCAGCGCCGAATCGCTCCGCGCTATGCCCAGGTGCGGGAGCGGGTGGCTTCCCTCAACGCCCAGCTGGCCAACAATCTCGGAGGCATCGCCACCATCAAGAGTTTCGCCGCCGAGGACCGCGAGGTGAAGCGGCTGGAAGGGGAGAGCCTGGCGTATCAGGAGAGCAACCGCCAGGCCATTCGCCTGAGCTCCGCCTTTTCGCCGCTGATCCGCATCGTGATCCTGGTGGGCTTCACCGCCACGCTGGTCTATGGCGGCTTTTTGGCCCTGGACGGCAGCCTGGAGGTGGGGGCCTACAGCGTCATGGTCTTCCTGACCCAGCGGCTGCTCTGGCCCCTCACCCGCCTGGGGGCGACCTTCGATCTCTACCAACGGGCCATGGCCTCGACCCATCGGGTGCTCGATCTGCTGCACACCCGGCCGGGGATCGAGAATGGCGAGGAGCCGCTGCTGCTGGATTCGGTGCGCGGGGAGATGGAGCTCCGGGGCGTGACCTTCGCCTATCGCCCGGGCTATCCGGTGCTGCGGGATCTGGATCTGCGGGTGGAAGCGGGCAAGACCACCGCCATCGTCGGCGCCACCGGAGCGGGGAAGAGCTCGGTGATCAAGCTGCTGCTGCGCTTCTACGATGTGCAGGAGGGGCGGGTGTGTCTGGACGGCATCGACCTGCACCGGCTGGATCTCGGCGACCTGCGGCGAGCCGTGGGGCTGGTGAGCCAGGACGTTTTCCTCTTTCACGGCACCGTGCGGGAGAACATCGCCTACGGCCGTCCCGACGCGGACTTCGAGGAGATCGTCGCCGCCGCCGGTCTGGCGGAGGCGGACGAATTCATCCGCCGGCTGCCGGAGGGCTACGACACGGTGGTGGGGGAGCGGGGGCAGCGGCTCTCCGGCGGTCAGCGTCAGCGCCTGTCCATCGCCCGGGCGATGCTCAAGGATCCACCGATCCTGATCCTCGACGAGGCCACCTCGGCGGTGGACAACGAGACCGAGGCGGCGATCCAACGCTCCCTGGCGCGGCTGTCGGTGGATCGCACGACGGTGGTCATCGCCCACCGCCTGTCCACCATCCGCCACGCCCACCGCATCTACGTCCTCGACGACGGTCAGGTAGCCGAGATGGGCAGTCATGAGGAGCTACTGGCCCAGGACGGTGTCTACGCCGGCCTGTGGAGCGTGCAGACCGGCGAGGCGGTGGCGGTGTGATCTGCTTCTTGGATAAGCGGGCTCTCAGCACCGCGGCCACTTCCTACGGTCGGAACGGTTCCGCGCCCAGGACGAGCTCGATCCAGCCGGTAGGGGCGACCCTCGTGGTCGCCCTTGGCGAAGGTCCATGATCGCCGAGGGCAGGCACAAGGCCTGCCCCTACCCCCCCAGATCCTGACTACATTCCGTTCGGTTTGTTCCCCGCATCCAACCGTGCACGGCCTGTTCTTTTTCCTCACCGGTGATTTGGAGAATCATCCTCGGTCGCTGGTCAGCTCTCCGAAGGGGGTATAGAATCCTGGGCCGTTGGGGCGCTGTGCTCGTAGGCCCGCGCTCCGCCGACCCGCGACGGTTCAGTTACCCGGAAAAAATCCCTACCCGAAGTTCAAGCTCAGAGGTGCCGATGCGCGTGCGAACTGCCATGTTGGAACAGCCGGTGACCACTCACCCGGACCAAACCTTCGACGAGCTGCTGCAGAACCTGGTGGGCAGCCGGCAGGCGACGGCGGCGGTGCTGGACGATGACGGGAAGTTGGTGGGGCTGGTGGGCATCCACGACGTGCTGCGCAAGATCGTGCCGCTGTACGTGGATCTGGACCACAAGCTGATGGAAGTGATGCACGAGGGCTACTTCGAGGAGCGCCTGGCGCGCCTCAAGGACACCCGGGTTCGCGACTTCATGTCCACCGAGCTCGACACCGTCACCCCCGACGACACCTTGATCAAAGCGGTGGTGATCATCGTGGAGAATCGCCGCAAGACGCTGCCGGTGATCGAGGACGGCAAGTTCCTCGGCATGATCACCCGCCGGAGCATCCTGGAGAAGGTCGTTCCCAGTCTCCCTTGATCACGAGTCTTCTTTGATCACGAGTTTTTCTTGACTACAAGTCTTTCCTGACCACATCGAGCGAGGCGCCGGGGGCTCTCGGCCCGGGCGGCTTCGCAATTTGGAGTTAGAGCATGGACTCTGCGCTGCACGGCGCTGACCAGGCGGTCAGCGGCGCTCAATACTGGCTTGCGGTGGGCATCTTCGTCACCTGCTTCATCCTCATCGTGTCGGAGAAGGTGCACAAGACCAAGGTCGCCCTCTTCGGTGCCGCCCTGACCATCGCCCTGCCGATCCTGACCCAGATGGAGGCATTCCACTCGCCGCACCTGGGGATCGACTACAACGTCATCTTCCTGCTCATCTCGATGATGATCATTGTGAACATCCTGGGCCGGAGCGGGGTCTTCGAATGGTCGGCGGTGAAGCTGGCGAAGCTGGCCCGGGGCCGTCCGTTTCCGATTTTGGCGATCTTCCTGGTCTTCACGGCGGTGTTCTCGGCGCTGCTGGACAATGTCACCACGGTATTGCTCTTCGCTCCGGTGACCTTGCTCATCGCCGACGAGCTGGAGCTCGATCCCATCCCCTTCCTCATCGGCGAAGCCCTGGCCTCCAATATTGGCGGCGCCGCCACCCTCATCGGCGACCCGCCGAACCTGATGATCGCCTCGCGCTCCGGGCTGGGCTTCATGGACTTCGTGGTCAATATGGGGCCGGCGGTGGTGGTGATGATGGGGGCGTTGCTGGTGGTGGTGTGGGCTTTCTTCGGCCGCCGCCTGACGGTGGACGAGGAGCGCCGCATGCATATCCTGTCGATGGACGAGAAGCGGCTGATCAAGGATCCGGTGCTGGTACGCAAGTCGCTGATCGTGATGGCGCTGGTGGCGGTGGGCTTCACTCTGCACAGCGTGACCCACACGGAACCGGCGACGGTAGCGCTCCTGGGCGCCGCCTTCCTGCTGCTGATCTCCCGCCTGGACACCCACGAGATCCTGTCGGAGGTGGAGTGGCCGACGATCTTTTTCTTCATCGGCCTCTACATCATCATCGGCGGCGTGGTGAAGGTGGGGTTGATCTCGGATCTATCGGAGGTGGTGATTCAGGCCACTCAGCCGACGGAGGAGTCGATGTTCACCACCTCCATCGTTTTGCTTTGGTTCTCCGGCATCGCGTCGGCGTTCCTGGACAACATTCCCTACGTGGCCACCATGTCGCCGCTGGTGGTGGACATGGCGACGACGGTCTTCCACGGTGCGGAGCACGCGGCGCCACTGACCCAGGAGACTCTGCATCATCCGGTGCTGCTGCCGGTGTGGTGGGCGCTGGCGCTGGGCTCGTGCCTGGGAGGCAACGGCACGCCCATCGGGGCGTCGGCGAATGTGGTGGTGCTGGGAATTTCGGAGAAGTCCGGCCGGCCGATCTCGTTCCTACGCTTCATGGCCTACGGGATGCCGATCATGCTGCTGACGCTGCTGATCTCCCACGTGTACTTGTATTTGAGATATTTCTAGCGAGTCCCGAGGATGCCCGGTCTTCCGGGCACCGCAGGACTCGACTCCCGCGAAGCCCACACTACCGGCGCTTGGCTTTTCGAAGGTTCTCAATCAGTCCTGGCGCGGCCGCGGATTCCCTCTTCCCAGGCCTCGTAGACACCGAAGGTGCGCATCTGGTCGCCGAGGTCGGTGGAGTCGATGAGCTCTTGGATTTCGGCGCGGGTTTGGCGTTGCCAGTCGACGTCCATGTTGGCGAAGCCGAGGGTGACGGCACCGGCGATGGCGGCGTTGAGGCGCAGCTGGGTCGGGTCCACCTTGTCGAAGGTGTCGGTGGCGGCGTGGTAGTTGGGGCCGTAGGTGGCGGACTCCTGGTTGGCTACCAGGTTGCCGACGCCCTGCATCATGAAGTCGTAGTTGTCGGTGCCGACGATGGGCACGTCCAGGTTGGTGAAGGGGCCGAGACCGGCCACCGGTTCCAGGGCCTTCTCCACCGCCGCCTGCAGCTCCGGCCGGCCGCCGGTGAAGAAGCCCGTCGTGCGTCCGTTGCCGATGTCGAAGGAGGAGGCCATCACCGTGCGGTCCATCTCGTCGGCGTGCTGCTGGGTGTAGCGCCAGGATCCGAAGAGCCCCTGCTCCTCCCCGTTCCACAGCGCGAAGCGGATGGTGCGTCGAGGCTGGATGCCCAGGCGGGTCATCTGCCGGGCCAGGTCGAGGACCAAGGCCACGTTGCAGCCGTTGTCCAGGGCGCCGGTGCCCAGACCCCAGGAATCCAGGTGTGCCCCCACCACGACGAACTCTTCCGGCTCCGCCGTTCCGCGGATCTCTCCAATGACATTGTGGCTCTCGTAGGGGCCGCCGGCGTCCACCTTCAGATCGAGGGTCAGCTCGAGAGGGGTGCCGGAGCGGAGAAGCCGTAGCGCCCGCTGGCCGGCGGTGCGCTCCACGATGGCCATGGGGTGCTGGTTGGCGGGGCCGCGGGAGGCGTTGTGGCGGTGCAGCACGTCCCGGGGCCGGGAACCGGTGTAGACCACCCCCGCCACCCCGGCGTCGAAGGCCCGAGCTTCCAGAGCGGCGCCTTCCGTGTACTCCCGGAAGAGACCGGGTACGTCCAGCAGCTCCTCCGTCTCGATGAGCACGAAGGCGTTCCGGGCTGCGTCCCCGAGGCGTTCGAAGTCCTCCGCAGTGCCCCGGCCACCGTCCACCAGCGGTGCCGTCAGCCCAGCCTCCGGGGTACCGGTGGAGTAGGGCATGGCCGCCACCCGCGGTTCGTAGGCGACGCCCTCACCTTCGATGTGCGCGCTGGCGGAAATCTCCAGCCAGCGGGCGGGCATGGTGAAGGCCTCGCTGCGCGCCTCCACTCCCGCATCCCGAAAGTGCTCCAGCGCCCATTCCACCGACCGCGCATTGGCCTCCGAGCCGGTGGGCCGGCCGCCCACCTCGTCGGTGAGGGAGCGGAGATCGTCGATCATCGGCGTATCCCCCAGCAGCGCCGAGACCAACCGTTGAACGTCGCTATCCGGCGGCGTCGGCTCATCGGCCGCTGCCATGGGCAGGGCGGAGGCAGCGATCAGGATGAGAAGGGCGACAAGGACGAGAGCACGGTGCTGCATCGGGGAACCTCCAAGCAAGGGCCTCGGTGAGACGCAATCCGCCGGCGTGCGGATCCTCGGCCGAAGGCGCTGGGATCAGGGGCTGAGGGCCGGATCTTATCCCAGGGCCTACCCAAGGACTCGGCTGGGCAGTGTCCTGGATGGAATCCGCTCAGGCCTCGGCACTGCTCGCCACCGCAGGCGGACGAGCCGTAGCGGCGCGCGGAAAACTCGCTGGCGCTCAAACAGTTCCGCGCGTTTCCCCGCTTCGGCTCGTGTCTGCGGTGGGTGCCTCGGAGTCTTCGCGGGATTCCATCCAGGACACTGCCCGTGCCCTACTTCGGTTGACGAATGCTCCGCGGCGCAGTAGTTTCTTCCTGCCTATGATTGTTTGATGCCTGAATTCGTTCGCTGAAGACAGCGCTTTCCGCGATCCTCTCTCGGCTCGCGGGCGGAGCCTGCCTTCATCCCTCGCTGCACCGTACCGGGCGGCGGGGGCTCGAGGACTGTTCAGAAAAAGGTATCGACCATCATGGAATTCGACTTCGTTTCGCATCCCGTCCTTCAAGACTTCGGCTACGACGACCCTTGGGCGCGGCACTTCGTACAGGCTAGCGCGCAGGCTACCGGTGCGTCCTCCTACCCCGCTCACGGATCCAGCATCCAGCCGGCGCGGGTGTTGTTCCACGCTTCCGAAAACTATCGAGTGATCACCGCCGCGGGCGAACGTGAGGCTCGCCCCGCCGGGCGGCTGCGGCGGGAAGGCGAGCTGCCGGTGGTAGGAGATTGGGTGGTGGCCGAGGGTCCTGCCGAACCCGGCGCCGGCCCCCTGTTGCTGACTACGGTCCTGCCGCGGTCCACCCGGCTCTCGCGCAAAGTGCCCGGAGCCCAGACCGTGGAGCAGGTGGTGGCAGCCAACGTCGACACCGTCTTCGTGGTCATGGGGTTGGACGGCGACTTCAACCTCCGCCGTCTGGAACGCTTCGCGGTGATGGTGTGGGAGAGCGGTGCTCAGCCGGTGGCGGTGCTGACCAAGGCAGATCTGCACGACGATGCCGCTGGCGCCCGCCTGGATGCCCAAGCAGCCGTGCCCGGCGTACCGGTTTTCCCGGTGTCATCCCTGCACGGCGAGGGCCTCGAGCCCCTGCGGGCCTTCCTCGAGCCGCGACGCACCGTGGCTCTGGTGGGCTCGTCCGGGGCTGGCAAGTCGACGCTGCTCAACCGGCTCTTCGGTGACGAGGTCATGCGCACCGCGGCGGTGCGGGCCGGTGATGACCGGGGCCGCCACACGACCACCCACCGTCAGCTGGTGCAGCTGCCCGGCGGCGGTTTGCTCATCGACAACCCCGGGGTGAGAGAAGTGCAGCTTTGGGCCGACGACGAGGCTCTGGCGGAGACCTTCTCGGATCTCGAGGAGCTGGCCCGCGGCTGCCGTTTCCGCGACTGCCGCCACGGCGAGGAGCCGGGCTGCGAGGTCCAGGCCGCCGTCGCCGACGGCCGGCTGGCGGAGGAGCGGCTGGCCAGCTGGCGGAAGCTGGAGAAGGAGCTGGCGCACCTGGAACGGCAGCAGGATATCGCCGCCAGCCGCCGCGAGGACCGCCGCCTGGGACGCTTCTATAAGCGAGTTCAGGCGGTCAAGAAAGCGCGGAGAGGAGGGCCTTAAGTAGCTGATTCCAAGAGTCTTACATAGGGGGCACCCACTTGTTGGTGGGATAGTTGACGAGGCTTGGCCGTGGACCGCTCCAACAGGGGGTACCCACTTGTTGATGGGCCCGCAGGCGGGGTCTCACCGCAGGGGGTACCCACTTGTTGGTTCTTCAAGGTTCTTCTTGGTTCGATGGTTGGCGAGCCTCGTCGGCCGGGTCTCACCGCAGGGGGTACCCACTTGTTGATCTGCTAGTGATCGGGCTTCTTGGCGTGGAACCCCTCACGATTCTCTGCGTATAGAACGGGAACCTTTTGGAGAGCTGCCATGCACGATTTGCGAGCTGATCTTCGCTCCTTCCTTCGGACCTGTACTCGCTGGCCGGGGCTGAGCGCTGCGGTGATGGGGATTCTGGCCCTGGGCATCGCCGCCACGGTGGTGGTCTATGGGCTGGTGGATGCGCTGGTTCTCGATCCGTTTCCCTACCCGCAGTCGGAGCGGCTGGTGGTGGTGGGGTCGGAGATGCCGCGGACCGGGCGGGAGTTGGGCTTCTTCGAGCGGCTGTCGGCGCCGGAGATCGAGGAGCTGCGCCAGCGCAGCCGGACCCTCGGGCGCTTTCTGCCCTTCGACCTCAACAGTGTCCGAGTGCAGGGCGAGGATTTTCCCGTCCGGCTCTTTGCCCTCTTCACCTGGCGCGATCCCTTTGAAGCCTTGGGGGTGGCGCCGCACCTGGGGCGTGGCTTCGCGGCGGAGGAGTTGGAGAGCGACGGGGCGGCGGCGGTGGTCAGCTACGAGCTGTGGCAGAGCTTCTACGGCGGCGATCCGAAAGTGCTGGGCAGCATCCTCGTGGCCGATGGGGTTGCCTACACCGTGATCGGCGTGGCGCCGCCGGCGAGCAGCGTCTACGGTGCAGACCTCTGGCTGCCGCTGCGGGCGAGGGTCGCTCACCTGCCGCGAGAGCAGCGCCATTTCAACCTCCTGGCGCGGATGGCTCCCGGCGCCGATCTATCCACCGTCAACGCCGAGCTGGCAGCTCTCGCTGGAGCCTCGGAGGCGGCGCTTCCGGAAGTCGAGGAGTATGAGAATTGGCGTTTGGAGGCCACGACTTGGGGGCGCTTCAACGCCTTCGCCTACGAGGACGAGGCGGCCCTGGCGTTGGGAGCCATGATCCTCATGTTGCTGCTGGTCTCCGCCAACGTGGCCAATTTGTTGATGACCCGTGCGGCGTCTCGCCGGGAAGAGATCTCCGTGCGTCGAGCCTTGGGCGCCAGCACCGGGAGCATCGTGCGCCAGGTGCTGGTGGAGAGCTTCTTGTTTACCGTCAGCGGCGGTGTCCTCGGTTGGGTGCTGGCGAGTTGGGGGCTCGGCGTGGCTCTGGCGTGGCTCCCGGCCCATCTGCGGCCCCCGGCGGAGATGGCGGCCTTCGATGGCAGCACGTACCTCGTGGCCGCTGCCGCCACCGTGGTCACCGCCCTGATTCTCGGTCTGCCGCCGGCCTGGCACCTGGGCCGCCATCGCCTTCGCTTCGGTCTGGGCACTGCTGGCCGCGCTTCGGAGGGGCGCGGAGCTCGGCGGGCGCATCGGCTGATGGTCATCGCTCAGGTGGCGGCGGCGGCGGTGCTGCTCTCCGGGGCTGCCGCAGTGCTCTCGGCCTGGCTCCAGTTGGCGCATCAGGATCCCGGGTTCCCCGCCGATCGGCTGCTTTCCATGCGTCTCAGCCTGCCGGCGGAGGAGTACGAGGGAGAGGCGGTGCCCCGATTTTTTGAGCGGCTGCAGCAGGAGGTGGCGAGTCTTCCCGGCGTCCAGGGCGCGTCCGTCGCCACGCAGGTGGCGCCCAATACCTTTTTCAGCTCCGAGCTACGGCTGGAGGGAGAGCTGCCCGACGGCGCTAGCCCCAGGCTCTTCCACACCGTGGTGGGGGATGGCTACTTCCAGGCGCTGGGGCTGAAGCTGCTGCGGGGGCGAGTGCTCGATGACCGGGATCGCTCCCGCGGCCCCTGCGCCCTGGTGCTCAACGAGCTGGCGGCGGATCGGTATTTCCCCTCGGGGGAGGAGCTCGGGAGTCGTGCGCGGGTCCTGGGCTCGCGTTTCGACAGCGGTTGGTGCGAGGTGGTGGGAGTGGTGGCGGCGGTGCGCAACCAGGGGCCGGGGCAGCCCGCCGCGCCGGAGATCTACACCAGCCACCGCCAGGCGGGAGGCCGCTACAACCAGATGTTCCTGGTGGTGCGCTCCGCCGGAGAGCCGGCGGATCTGGTGGCGGCGATCCGGTCAGCGGTGGTGAACCTCGATGCCCAACAGCCGGTCTACGCCATCACCACCGGGGAGGGGGCCATCGCCAGCCAGCTGGCCTCGCGCCGGATCACCGCTCAGCTATTGGCGGCCTTCGCTCTCGTCGCCGTCCTGCTGGCGGCCCTGGGAATCTACGGGGTGGTGGCCTATGGCGTAGCCCGGCGGCAGCGGGAGATGGGGTTGCGGTTGGCTTTGGGAGCGGACCCAGGACGGGTCGCCGCCTTGGTGATCGGCGAGTCGTTGCTCACCGTCGGCATCGGTTTGGCCCTTGGCCTCGTCGGTGGCTTCGCCCTGACGCGGCTGCTCCAGACTCAGCTGGCGGCGCTGGCGGAGCTCGATCCAAGTCTGCTGCTGGTGCCCGTCGCCTGCCTTACCCTCGCGGCGGTCCTGGCCGCCGCCCTGCCCGCCCGTCGGGCTGGCCGAGTGCCTCCGGCAGAGGTGCTGCGGCAGCTTTGAGGGCCCGTCGGCTTCTCGTGGAGAAGAATTGATGCTATCTTCGTCCTGCAATGCACTGCAACGCATTGCAGAGAGGATCTCGGAATGCCGACGCAGCTCACCGTGCGATTGCCGGAAGACTTGAACGAAGCCCTCAGTGTTGCCGCCGAGCAGCTCCAGCGCAAGCGGTCCGAGGTCGTTCGTCTGGCTCTTCAGGAGTTCTTGCGGATCTCTGACCGGGGAGAAACGCCAAGGGCGGAGCGAGTCCGAGGACTCATCGGCTCGCTGGAGAGCGGGATTCCGGATCTGGCGGAGAACCATCGCGCCCACATCCTGGAGTCCTTGAAGCGTGGCCGGTGAGCTGCTGCTGGATACCGGCGCTCTGGTCTCTCTCTTGGATCGAAGCCAGCCTCGACATGAGGAGTTTGCTGACTTCTTCGACAGTTGGAGCGGGCCCGTCGCTTCGACGGAAGCGGTGCTGACGGAGGCGACCCACCTTCTGGGCCGCGTTCCGGGAGGCCGGCAGGCTTGTGTGGATTTCTTCTCCCTGGGCGGAGCCACGCTGGTGCCCACCGGTCAGGCCACCCTCGCACGATGCCGGGAGCTCTTGGAGAAGTATCAAGATCTGCCCATGGACTATGCCGATGCGACCCTGGTGGTGCTCGCGGAGGATCTGAACACTCGTCGGGTCTTCACCACCGATCACAAAGACTTTCGAATCTACAGGTACCGCGAGGCGCTACCGTTCCGGATCCTGCCCGAGGATGGCTGACCGTTCGACGACGGGCTGATAGCCGCTACCGCTGAGTCCCAACTGGCAGTCGGGGATGCTTCTCGAATCACCCGCGAGGATGAAAATAAGTCCTTGCGGTCGGGGGTATTTTCAGGACAGCCGCTGTCGCCCCTCCGGGGCTTGGGCATTCTTCGGATCGCACACCCGGGGCTTGCGCCCCGGGCTAGATGCCTCCGCCCCTCCGGGGCTCTGCTGTGCCGCCGGCGCCTGGCTTTCACCACGGGCTAGATGCCTGCGCTCCTCCGGGGCTCTGCTGTGCCGCCGGCGCCTGGCTTTCACCACGGGCTAGATGCCTGCGCCCCTCCGGGGCTCTGCTGTGCCGCCGGCGCCTGACTTTCACCACGGGCTGCTGTGCCCTCTCCGCGTCGATCGATACACTGAGACCCATGGAGCGCGAAGCGACTCGACCGGATCAGGACGGGGACCAGCGTAGGCACCAAATCGCAGCCGCGCTCGAGGCCATCGACAGCGACCCTTTGGCCTACGACCGACTGGTCGAGCTGCTCTATCCCGAGCTGCGCCGACTGGCGCGGCGGCAGCTGCGACGCTTGCGGCCGGGCGACACGCTCGACACGACCAGTCTGGTCAACGAGGCGTACCTGAAAATGGTCGGCGATGGGCGGTACGCCGACCTCTCGCATTTCCTTGCCGCCACGGCCACCGCGATGCGGCACATCCTGCTCAACGCGGCTGAGCGCCGGCTGGCAGAGAAGCGGGGAGCAGGTCGTGCGGCGATCACCCTCGAAGAGTGGATCGTGCCCGAGAGCCCGGGCCTCGCCCTCGAAGAGATCGTCGC is a window encoding:
- a CDS encoding ribbon-helix-helix protein, CopG family; this encodes MPTQLTVRLPEDLNEALSVAAEQLQRKRSEVVRLALQEFLRISDRGETPRAERVRGLIGSLESGIPDLAENHRAHILESLKRGR
- a CDS encoding ADOP family duplicated permease, which codes for MHDLRADLRSFLRTCTRWPGLSAAVMGILALGIAATVVVYGLVDALVLDPFPYPQSERLVVVGSEMPRTGRELGFFERLSAPEIEELRQRSRTLGRFLPFDLNSVRVQGEDFPVRLFALFTWRDPFEALGVAPHLGRGFAAEELESDGAAAVVSYELWQSFYGGDPKVLGSILVADGVAYTVIGVAPPASSVYGADLWLPLRARVAHLPREQRHFNLLARMAPGADLSTVNAELAALAGASEAALPEVEEYENWRLEATTWGRFNAFAYEDEAALALGAMILMLLLVSANVANLLMTRAASRREEISVRRALGASTGSIVRQVLVESFLFTVSGGVLGWVLASWGLGVALAWLPAHLRPPAEMAAFDGSTYLVAAAATVVTALILGLPPAWHLGRHRLRFGLGTAGRASEGRGARRAHRLMVIAQVAAAAVLLSGAAAVLSAWLQLAHQDPGFPADRLLSMRLSLPAEEYEGEAVPRFFERLQQEVASLPGVQGASVATQVAPNTFFSSELRLEGELPDGASPRLFHTVVGDGYFQALGLKLLRGRVLDDRDRSRGPCALVLNELAADRYFPSGEELGSRARVLGSRFDSGWCEVVGVVAAVRNQGPGQPAAPEIYTSHRQAGGRYNQMFLVVRSAGEPADLVAAIRSAVVNLDAQQPVYAITTGEGAIASQLASRRITAQLLAAFALVAVLLAALGIYGVVAYGVARRQREMGLRLALGADPGRVAALVIGESLLTVGIGLALGLVGGFALTRLLQTQLAALAELDPSLLLVPVACLTLAAVLAAALPARRAGRVPPAEVLRQL
- a CDS encoding PIN domain-containing protein, which codes for MAGELLLDTGALVSLLDRSQPRHEEFADFFDSWSGPVASTEAVLTEATHLLGRVPGGRQACVDFFSLGGATLVPTGQATLARCRELLEKYQDLPMDYADATLVVLAEDLNTRRVFTTDHKDFRIYRYREALPFRILPEDG
- a CDS encoding ECF-type sigma factor, producing the protein MEREATRPDQDGDQRRHQIAAALEAIDSDPLAYDRLVELLYPELRRLARRQLRRLRPGDTLDTTSLVNEAYLKMVGDGRYADLSHFLAATATAMRHILLNAAERRLAEKRGAGRAAITLEEWIVPESPGLALEEIVAVGRALDGLADFEPRLRGVVECRFFAGYTEAQTAEALSISERTVRRDWRRARAWLRREMT